AAAATCGTCGTGCTGTGGATTTAACCCGAAATAACGAAAGTTTAAAATTATATGTAGATTCAAATGAGATCGTCTTAAATGGTGGAGCACTTACCCTATACCATCTTCCTGTAGTAAAGGAAGATCGGGTATACGTAGGAATCGATTTATTCTCCAATTACTTAGAGAATATTGTGGCTTTCAGCAATGGCTATACCAAAATATCCATCGATGAGAAAAGACCATCTACGGAGGGGATCTTTACAGAGTCTAAAGATGAAGCCCTTAAAAATAAACTAAAGCATTTTATGAAAATATATACAGAGAATCAAAATTTCCAAGGCAGTGTATTGGTGGCAAGGGGAAATGAGATTTTATTAAATGATGGCTACGGATATAGTAATGAAGTTCTTGGGATAAGAAATAACAATCAAACTAAATTTGCAATTGGATCTATCACGAAGCAATTTGTAGGTGCTGGAATCGTTCAACTAGAAGAGAAGGGTCTCTTAAATTTTGATGATAAGGTCAGCCAATATGTAGCAGGATTAAAGCATGGTGATAAAATTACAATTCATCATTTATTGACCCATACATCCGGTCTTGTCAATGCTACAGAATTGTTAGAATTCTATGAGCTCACAGAATCTACACCAATGGAAATCGTAAATCTAGTGAAGGATATGGACTTAATTTTCAATCCGGGTGAGCGATTTGCATACAATAATACGAACTATATTTTATTGGGAATGATTTTAGAAAAAGTATCGGGAGAGACCATGGAAGATTATTTCCACCATCATTTCTTTGAACCAGCTGGAATGAAAAATACGGGTGTTTCTTATGGAAAGCGTCCAGGCTTTAATATTGCTACGCCTTATCAAGGGTATGTAGAAACTTATGAGGTTGATGACCAACCCCTCTTAGAAAATGCTTATGGCGCAGGAAACGTATATTCTACGGTAGAGGATATATATCGATGGAATGAAGCTTTAGAAGGAGAAACAGTTCTATCCAAGGCAGCGAAAGAGAAATTGTTTAAAGGCCATGCGGAAATGGGTGGACTACAATATGCTTACGGCTGGATGGTGGGGGAAGACCAAGGGGGACAGTTCTATCAACATGATGGATCAACTTTAGGGTTTTCAGCACTTTCTCGCAAGCATGTAGACAAGGATACCACCATCGTTATATTAGCCAATAGAAGGCTACAGAAGGTGTATGAAATTGCAGCAGCCTTAGAGGTTATTTTAAATGGGGGAAATATAGAAGACAACCAAATTCCTAAACTGCCAGAAGCAATAGAGATGAACCCGAAGGAATATGAAAGATATATAGGGCGATACAATGTGTTGAATCCACTGAACATGGACAACATGGTAATGGATGTATTTGTAGAAGAAGATCAGCTTTTCCTGCAAGTGGATGAACAAGAGATCGTAGAGATATTCTCAAAAGGAAATCATCAATTTTTCACTAAAATCATGGATGCACATATGATCTTTGAATTGGGTGAGGACGGCATCGCCCATAAAATTGTGTTTACCCAAATGGGAATGGATTTTAAAGGATATAAAGAAGGATATGAAAAAGAAGAAGTTGTCATAGAAGAAGAAATATTAAAGAACTATGTAGGTGTTTATGAACTAGAAGAAGGATTTGATCTAAAGATTACTTTAGAAAATGGAATCCTGTATTTAACACCAACAGGGCAAGGAACCATGGAACTGAGTCCAATTTCTCAGACGAAGTTTGAGCTCATGGTAGTGGATGCCAGTATGGATTTTATTGTTGAAGAGAATGGTGCAGTAAATAGCTTATACTATCAACAAGGGGCCTATGAAAAAGTAGCTCATAGAAAATAAAAAAGGATTCTTAGGTTCAATATTCCACTTCAAAGTATTACCTAAATATCTAAGATTGCCAAATAATTTGATATGGAGGCGTGATATTGTGAGAAAGAAGCATATTATTTTAGGGATGATTCTAATAATTTATAGCACTTTGTTTTTTATAGGCTGTAGTGGAAAAGAAAATAAGGAATTGAGCTATGAAATCATTTCCTTTGAAAATGCACCGAAGGAAGTTCAAGAAAGAATGAGATGGCATGAAGAGCGTAACCCAAAGCATTATTCAAATGAAGGTTACAACGCTAGTGGAGGATTTGACTTAGGAAAAGAAAGATATGTGTATTTTATAGTGAATGAAGGCAGTCTACCTAAAATTTTAGAAGTTGTTCCAGACGAAGCTTACGGCAGAGGAATCATAATCAAACATACCAGTGAAAATAAAGACAACGCAAAATTTCCCGATACCTCAGTTATAGTAAAACTCAATGAATATTATGGAGAGATTGCTAATGTTTTTATAAGTCACCCATAGAGTATACAGAGACGATCTATAGGTCATTTGTTTTTTGTAAACAATAAAATTTAAAAAGAAAGGATATATTGTGTGTCTATGATATATCCTTTTTACATTCCTGGATAATTTTAAAAACGAGCCCCTGTTTCCTCAAAGTAGTCCGGTATATTAAGCAATCACTGGTCGTAAAAAATGTAGCAGACAGTAGGGGGTATCAATAAATAAACAGACCTACAGCACCAGTCAACCCTATAATTAGCATGGGATTTAATTTATATTTCCTCAATAAAAACATGGATAGTGTGAACATAATGATTGCGGCAATGTTGACGCTGGTTCCTTTAGAATCTAAGGAATCACTACCAATAAAGGCAATTAGAATAATGGTCGATGCAGCAGAGGCAATCAACCCGACAGAGCTGGAGCGTAGCCCCTTTAATACATTGGAAATACTATGGATATTTTTATATTTGTGAAAGAATTTGTATAAGAGTATAGAAATAATAAATCCTGCTAGAATACTTCCTAAGGTGGCCGCAACTGCCCCAGAGATACCAGCCAGTCGTATTCCTACAAAAGAAGCAGTATTCACAACCAAAGGTCCTGGTGTCATTTGGGAGATTGTGATAATATCCGTATATTCTTGGAGGGTCAGCCAATTGTAAGAATTCACCACTTGCTCTTGGATGAGGGGAATGATAGCGTATCCGCCACCAATACTGAATGAACCGATCTGTAAAAAAGCGATAAATAATGTAAGTATATTTTTAGTCATTGAGCGTCGTTCCTCCTTTCCTTGTCATATAAGTTTGCACAAAACATAAAAAAGAGCAGGAAAGAATAATAAATAGGACATGAACCTTAAAGAAGAAACTGGCTATAAATGCAGTAGGAGCCATGAATGTAAATAACCAATTTTTTTCTTTTAAAATTCCTTGAACCATATCCACTACCAAGTCCACAATAGTAGCAGCGACACCTGCTTCCATCCCCTTTAATATTGCAGAAATAATCCGATTGTCCCGGAAAGATTTATAGAAAAAAGATATGACCGATAATATTAGTAAAGGTGGCAAGATTGTCCCAAGACAGCTAATAACGGCACCTGTAATTCCAGCAATACGATACCCTATCAATACAGCAATATTCACTGCAATAGCACCCGGTGTTGATTGGGCGATGGCAGCCATGTCTAACAATTCTTTCTCACTAAAGAGCTCCAAATCAGTGACGAAATACTTACGCATCATGGGGATCACAACATATCCACCTCCGAAAGTAAAAGCGCTGATAGAAAATGTGATTTTGAAAAGCGAGCCATATCGTTTAAACTTTTTTATATTCATAGGAAAATACCTCCATAACTTTAAATGCCAACACGATTAGTATACACCTTGATTCAAGATAGGTATAATAGTATAATTTTATGAAATATATAACCAAATGGTTATTAAAAAGGAGCTCCATATGAAAATTAGACATTTACGTATTTTTAAAGTTGTATGCGAAGAAGAGAGTATTACGAAAGCAGCAGAAAAGCTATTTATGACACAACCGGCAGTGTCGAATGCCATCAGTGAATTAGAAGATCATTTAAAAGTATGTCTGTTTGATCGAATTTCAAGAAGAATCTATTTAAATGAAACCGGTAAATTGTTTCTAAAAAAGGTAATAACGCTACTGGAGTTATACGAAGATTTAGAGAAAAATGTAAAGGAATTGGAAGAGAATGCAACGATTCGAATTGGCTCAAGCATAACAATTGCAAATTTTATTTTGCCAAAATCCATCGTAGAATTTGAAACAATGTATAAAAATACGCCAACAAAAGTTATCGTTGGAAACGCTGGAAAAATCGAAGAGATGCTAGAACATAATGAAATTGACTTAGCCTTAATCGAGGGTGTTATTTATAATGAGGAGTTGATAAAAATTCCATTTTCCTCCTATCCATTGGTAATGATATGCTCGCCAAAGCACAAATTTGCCCAGCAAGGACCCATAGATATCAATCAGGTGATACAAGAAAGATTGCTACTTCGGGAAAAAGGAAGCGCAATTCGGGATGTTTTTGATAGTGCTTTACTTCTTCATAATATAAGTGTCAATCCAAACTGGACGAGTACCAATTCACAAGCACTAATTCAAGCAGTAAAACAAAATTTAGGAATCAGTGTATTGCCTAAAATTTTAGTAGCGGAAGAAATTGCTAGCGGTCAATTAGTAGAGATCAAAGTAAAAGATTTTGAGTTAGTGAACATGAACCATATAGTATTTCATAAGGATAAATTTCAAACAACGAGCTTTAAAGCCTTGGTTGAAATAATCAAAAATAAATAAGTTCAAGGATAATAAACTCTATAAAAATAGCTGACGAAGAAAATTCTCCGCCAGCTATTTCTGAAATTATTTTGAATCAACCTTATTTTAGCATAGAATTGAGGAACCAAATATTTTTGCTAAAGTAAGCAACGTATCCTTCGAAGACTGCAACTGTTTCAAAGTCGTTTTCTTCATCAGCCATATTTCTGATTTCCAATGCTAATTCTTTCATGGATACCATATCGTTTTTCACCACTTCTAAAGATTCCTTAATTGAAAAGTCTTTTGCCTTGACCTCTTCTACGGTTGCATTGTCTAGATATTCGGCCATCGTAGAAAGTGGGGTTGCATTTTTCATCTTTAACAGCTCTGCAACTTCGTCTAAATCTTCGAAAAATTTGTTATAAACTTCTTCCGTAAAGTTGTGAATCTGCATAAATTGGTTTCCTACAACGTTCCAGTGAATATTGTGGAACTTTACGTTTAGTACAGCTAAGTTTGATAAATACCGCTGTAATAAATCTAAGTGTTTCATAAAATCCCTCCTTAGAATTTTTATAGTTTCTTTATATTGTGCTCTGTTTACTTATATTATATGATACAATAAAGATAACAAAAAGGGACAAAATTGTTCGTAGAGGTGATAAAATGAAAAATAAAGTGTCCAGTGGATTTGAAATTGTACAGGATTTAATTAAGCTGAGATGGGTTCCTGAAATATTAAAATCCATCGATCTTGGAAACCACCGATACAGTGATATTTTAAAAAGTATTCCGTATATGAGTCATACAGAATTAAATCGAAAATTATTTATATTGATGGATCGACAAGTGATTCATAAGCAAGTAGAAAATCAGGGCACCCAGTACATGCTACTTGATTTTGGTAAAGATTTAATTCATATATTTTACCATTTAGAGGAGCTAGAGGATAAATATGTACAGAATTTTTAGGACGATATAAAAAGATGAGATATAGTAATTGGAATTACAGGATTTTAGCAGATTACCTCCAGTAATATAAATGATATCTTAATGAAGGCTACGCAGAAAGAAGCAAAGGAAAGGATCCCAGAATTTCTGAAAATGAACAAATTTGGATGAGCAGAGCTTACCGTAGAAAAGAACGGTTTAATCCTATAGATTATTGGGATCATTATGGCAATATTGTACCGAAGCATGTATAATAAGAGGACGCAAGGCAGGCATGCATAGGGTGTCTAAAATTATAATGTGTTAGATCCTAAGATGATAGTAGAATATGAATCAGTACAAGAATAATATATTTTATAGGAGGATGTTTTCGTGAAGGATATTCTGGTGAGGAATAATGTAACAATATTGGGTGAGGGAAAGCAGACATTGGTTTTTGGTCATGGATTTGGCTGTTCTCAAAAAATATGGAAAGATATGGTGCCCTATTTTTTAAAGAACTTTCGGGTTGTTTTATTTGATTATGTAGGATCTGGTCAATCGGATTCTTTTGCATACGATAGAGAACGCTATCGTACCCTACATGGATATTCTCAGGATTTATCTGAAATTCTAGAGGTCTTAAATACGGATTCTATTATTTTCGTAGGGCATTCTGTCAGTTCCATGATTGGGCTTCTTACTTCTATTGCTAAACCAGAACTCTTTAAGGCCTTAATCATGATTGGACCGTCTGCAAGATATATGAATGACTTACCAGAATATTATGGTGGATTTAACGAAAGGGATATCCGTGCATTGCTTAAAATAATGGAGAGGAACTTTATTGGATGGGCCTCTGCCAATGCGGCAGATTTAATGAATGCACCAGAACAGCCGAACTTAGCCAAGAAGCTTGAAGAAACGTTTCACGCAGAAGATCCGATCATCATGAGAAACTTTGCTGAAGCAACATTTCTATCCGATCATAGAGTGGATTTAGCGAAGGTGACAGTGCCCTCCCTAATCATTCAGTGTTCAGAGGATAGTATTGTACCAATTGAAGCAGCTCATTATATAAATGAACGAATAAAAGATAGTGTATTAAAGGTTATGGAAGTAAAAGGTCATTACCCTCAATTGAGTCTTCCAAAGGAAACATCGATGGTAATACTGGATTATATAGAACGTATTTTAGTATAATTTGGATAAGAGGAATCGAATATGGATAATAGAATGGACTTTGCACCTTGTGGTTATATAAAATTAACGCCTCAGGGTATTATCAAAGAAGTGAACTATACGTTTTTAGCAATGACGGGTTACGGCCATGAAGATTTATTGGAAATGCATTTTGAGTCATTTTTGTCCCTTGCCAGCAAGATTATATTTCATTCCTTATTTTTTCCGCAAGTTTGTCTAAAGGGCGGAATCGATGAACTATACCTAACGATTAAAAATAAAAACAAGGAAGAAATGTCTGTGCTTTTAATTGGGAACATGGGTGAAAATAACAAAGGTGAAACCGTGGATTGCGTTATTGTAAGGGCTGATAAGCGTGACGATTATGAGGAAGAGCTGCAAGATATTAAGGAAAGATTAGAAGAAGCATATATTACTGAAAATAAACTTAGAAAGCTATTCGAAACAACACTATTCTCAATTAATGAAGGATTAATCGTAACGGACAACGAGGGTGCTATTACGATTATCAATGATTTAGCTGAAGCATATACTGGTTGGTCTAAAAAACTGGCACTAGGCAAAAAAATTGATCAGGTGTTAAATTGTATCAGTAGTACCAGTAAGGAAAAAAGATCCGATATTGTTCCGGAGCTTCTTAAAAGCGGTAAGAAAAAAGAAACCTTCGATCAGCTAATTTTAATTTCAAAAGATGGCACTGAGAAATATATTTCTGGAACAGTGGGCGCCATAGTGTCTATGGATGGTAAGACTTCAGGTGTTGTTTTTTCATTTAGAGATATCACTAAAGAATATCTTCAAGAGAAGGAAATTGATAGTTTTTTAAATATCAATATGGAAATGCTTTGCGTTATCGACCAAAATGGAAATTTTCACAAGATTAATAAAAAGTTTGAAAAGATTTTAGGGTATACTTCAGACGATATTATAGGGAAAAATTTTCTATCATTTGTTCATCCGGAAGATATTCTAGCAACTTCTGAGGAAATTCGAAATTCTTGCAATAGTGAGGAGATATCCGTTTTCACAAATCGCTATCAATGCAAAGATGGAGCCTACAAATGTATTGAATGGTACAGACAGTTCGTGGCTGGAAGATATACCTACTCTTCTGCAAGAGATGTAACGGAAAAAATGGAAAAAGAGGCTCAACTTTTAAACATTGCCGTTAGAGATGAACTCACAGGCCTCTATAATCGACATTTTCTAGTATCCTATTTAAAAAATGAAATAGAAAAGGCTGAAGCGGAAGATCAACCGATGACAATGGCAATTTTAGATTTGGATCAATTCAAACTTGTCAATGACACTTGGGGTCACCCCGTTGGTGATGAACAGTTGAAGCATACTGCAAAAACTATATTAAGGGTTATACGAAGTACAGATCTTTTAGTGCGCTATGGTGGAGAAGAACTGGTTATTATTATGGAAAAGACAAATATCGATGACGCAAAAATCGTTCTTGAAAAGATACGAATGGCTATTGAAAACAATCAATATCCTATTACAGGACGACAAACAGTTAGCATTGGTGCTGCAGAACGGGCTAAGTCAGAGCTCTTCGTAGATTGGTATAAGCGAGCAGACCAGGCTTTATACCATGCAAAAAATAGGGGTCGTAACCGTGTGATATGCAGTAACCAGTGAACCGTACGGATAAATTTAATTGTAAAGTAAATAAAAATTCTAAAATTGCGTAGATCTCTTCCTACGCAATTTTATTTTTTGTACAAAAATTAAGGTTTTTTTCAAAAAATGGAAATATGGAACTAAAATAACCGTATCTGCGTCTAATTAGATAAGTCAGGAAAAAAGGATGCAATAATTTAAGGAATAAGAGCAATAATTAAAGAAAGGAGTGTGTCTATAAAGTATTTTAAGAATGGGATTCAGTTCTTAAGAATATGTGCCTGATAAAAAATATATTAATTTAGTATAAATGGAGGAATTATAATGAAAAAGAAAATAATATCAATATGTATGTTAGTAGCAGTACTGATGGCATCTTTTGTGGGCTGCACCAAGACCGATGGTACCGGCGGCAGCAAGGATAAGCCAGCTTTAGAAGGCGATTTATCTGCAATCATAGAAAAAATCTATGAAAAAGAAAGTGTGGATTTACGTGTAGAAAATAAGGAAATTGACTTAAATGACGAGAATAGCCCTAAATATTACATGGGCCTTGAGGATGCTTCTAAAATAAAAGAAGCGGCAGTATCGGAAGCTATGATTGGCTCTCAGGCGTATTCTCTTGTACTTGCTCGTGTCAAAAATGCAACTGATGCAGAAGCGGTCGCAAAAAGCATGTTAGAAGGTATAGATCAGCGTAAGTGGATCTGTGTTGAAGCTGATGATCTTCAAATCGTTACCTACAACGATGTTGTATTACTTGTAATGGTTGAATCAGCTATGGAGGATGTTGTAACTTCTCAAAAACTTGTGGATGCTTTTAGAGAAATTGTGGGAGCGGACTTTGATCTTAAATTATCTAAATAATGGATGGAAGATCAGCACAGAAAAAAATAGGGAATCATAAAGAAAATAGCGGGTGACCACGGGGTGAGAGGATGGTATTTTCAAGTATAACATTTTTATATTATTTTTTACCAATCGTGATTGTGATCTATTCCATCAGTCCAAGAAGGTATAAAAACGGCATATTGCTGGTTGCTTCTCTTATTTTCTATGGATGGGGAGAACCAAAGTATATCTTGTTTATGGGAATTTCTATACTGGTGAATTATATTTTAGGTTTATTGATAGAGAAATACTCAGATTCTTTGTGGGGGAAAATATACCTCATCACTTCTGTAGTATTTTCTCTAGGAATGCTTGGCTATTTTAAATATGCAGACTTTTTTATTGAAAATATCAATGCTGCTACAGGTCTGAGAATTCCGTTGTTAAAAGTGACACTACCTATTGGGATCAGCTTTTATACCTTTCAAATATTAAGCTATACCATTGATGTGTATTTAAAAAACACGAAGGCACAGAAGAGTTTTGTAGCATTGGCCACTTATGTGGCTTTTTTTCCACAGCTAATTGCTGGTCCCATTGTAAGATACGTTGACATCGTCCAAGCCCTTGAACATAGGGAGCACAGTATGGCATATATTCGAGGGGGGATTCGAAGGTTTTTACTGGGTATTTCTAAGAAAGTTCTTATTGCCAATACATTGGGAGCGTTATGTAGCATTTTTATCAATTCTCCAGAAAGAAATATATTGTTCTACTGGCTCTATGCAGTGGCTTTTACCCTACAGATCTACTTCGACTTTTCTGGATACAGTGATATGGCAATTGGTCTGGGTAAACTTTTTGGTTTTGACTTTCTAGAGAATTTTGATTATCCTTTCATATCGAAAAGCATCACTGAATTTTGGCGTAGATGGCATATGTCCTTAGGAACTTGGTTTAGAGATTATCTATATATTCCTTTGGGTGGCAACCGTGTCGGAAAGCTACGATGGCTATTCAATATCCTTTTTGTATGGTTAATGACAGGGCTATGGCATGGGGCGGCGTGGAATTTTGTTATTTGGGGCGTATTGTTTGCCATATTATTAATGGTAGAAAAACTATGGCTCGGTAATATTCTAGAAAAAATACCGAATTTCTTTTCTCATATATACGTGATGCTACTTGTAATCATCAGCTTCGTTATATTTGATGCGCCTGCTTTGAGTGTAGCAGTGGAACGAATTCGCTCTATGTTGGGGATGAACGGTCTACCTCTTGCTGGTATACAGTCCTTCTATTACCTCAAAAGCTATGGCATGGTATTGGCTGTGGCCATGGTAGGAAGCACAGATTTGCCTAAAAGAATTGTAAATCGCATGGGTAAATCAACTGCAGGGCAAATGGTACTGAGCATAGGAGAGCCGATTTTGTATATAGGGTTACTCCTATTGACAACAGCATATCTGATCGATGCTTCGTTTAATCCATTTCTATATTTCAGGTTCTAAGGAGGGCGTATGTATGAAGGAGAAATTAATGAATCGGGTTGTAGTTATTTCAGTGGGATTAATTTGGTTCGCATTCGTACTCCTTTCTTGGATGACGCCAGCTAGTAAAATGTCCATCAATGAAAGACGAAAATTGACTCAATTCCCTAAGTTGACTGTCAGAAGTTTGATTACAGCAGATTTTATGGAGGATTTCGAAAAATATGCGAAGGACCAATTTCCAAACCGCTTTTTATTTCGCAAAATCAAAGCCTATACCAGATTTTATCTATTCAGACAGATGGATAACAACGATATCTATATGAAGGATGGTTATGCTGTAAAGCTGGAATATCCATTGAATGAAGCCTCTGTTCAACAGGCAGGAGATAAATTTCAATATCTTTATGAAAAATATATGAAGGAGCACGATATCAAAGCTTATCTGACCATTATTCCAGATAAGGGATATTTTTTATCGGAGGCAAATGGATATCCTTCCATGGACTACAATAAGCTTTTTAAAATAATGGAGGAGCGTACAGACTTTGCAGAGCATATCTCTATCGCAGAGATTCTTGAAATCGACGACTATTACAAAACAGATACTCATTGGAAACAGGAAAATTTGGAGAAGGTAGCGGATAGAATCGGGAATGCATTGGGAATTGAAAGGAACGAAGAAGCATACAAAATAGTGGAAGTAGAATCACCTTTCTATGGTGTTTATTATGGGCATTCCGCTCTGCCTATGAAACCGGATAAGTTGAGGTACCTTACAAATTCTGCCATTAAGGGCAGTACCGTATATAATGAAGAGACTAAAAAAACTACTTCGGTATACGATCTAGAGAAAATTCAAGGAAATGATCCTTACGATGTGTATTTATCTGGAGCAGCAGCACTTTTGAACATCGATAATCCCAAGGCAACAACAAATAAAGAATTGATCATATTCAGGGACTCCTTCGGAAGCAGTATTGCGCCACTTTTATTGGAGGGATATTCCAAGGTAACCTTGATTGATATTCGTTACATTGCAAGTGACTTAATCGGTGATTACGTAACATTTAAGGATCAGGACGTGCTCTTTATCTACAACACTGCCATCTTAAACTCTAGTTCCATGTTAAAATAATAAAACTTATAAAAAGGCAGATCCCTTGGTTTTTATCAATGGATCTGCCTTTTTATGCGATCAGTACAATACCTAAGATCACCAGCATCGCACCAATGATTTTAGTAATGGTAATTTGCTCACCCAGCAAGTATGCTGCAGTAATTAAAGTGACTACTGGAGATGCGGACATAACCATCGTAACAAGAGAGACGTTGCCTTTTTTTATGGCAGCATAGTAGGCAATATCTCCAACTAAAGTTGAAAAAATGGCTTCCAGCCCTATGAATAATAACCCATAAATCGTAATATCTTTAAATTTTATAATGGGATGACCTGAGCTGGTATAGAGTGCAATGATTCCTGAGGTAATAAAGCTTCTCAACACTAAACCTGTAAAGGGATCGATATTTTTCAAACCTATTTTTGCAAAAACAGGAGCAATTCCCCAGCAAACCATACCGATCAGTGATAATAAGATGACCATTCATTTACTCCTCCTGTATGTAAAACTCTGATGCTAGCCTTACGAGCTTTTTATTAATTTATGCGAAGAAAAAATCTTTTATCACCAAACAAAAGACTTGAAGAATACTTTGTTGAAATTTCCTTCCTAAATTAACCTGAATATTGAAGGTTCATATGATCCAAAATATCGTAAGGAGGTGTTTTTGTGAGAAGATTATATATCTTTTTTTTAATGCTCGTTATCAGTATTACTTCTGTTTCTTGCAGTTCTGAGAAACCGCTAGAAAAGGAACCTGAAGAAAATGAAAATAAAGCATCCCAATATACAGCTCGATATACGCCCATAAAACCCAATACTGAAAATGAGCCTGCTAAGAATGGCGGACTCAATGCCAAAACAAATTCTGGACCCATCTCTGTCCTGCCTTGGGAAGATGATATAGATTTCCAAGAGTCATTGGTCAAAAACAACACACCAATCTTAATGGGGGCATTTCGTACCATTCTATTAGATCCATTGCCTGGTGAGGAGTACAATGTTCATCTTGCAGCTCGAACACTTTCAGGAACAGTTATTCAGCCGGGAGAAACTTTTTCTCAAAACCAGAGGATTGGACCATATACCAAGGCGAGAGGATATCAAGAAGGTCCTACCTATATAGGTGGAAAAGTGACGACAACAGAAGGGGGCGGCGTATGTAAAATTGCTTCAACCTTGTACAATGTAGCAATATTAAGTGATTTGCAGATTGTAGAGAGACATA
Above is a genomic segment from Alkaliphilus oremlandii OhILAs containing:
- a CDS encoding serine hydrolase; this translates as MKKKLPIILIIMLFVTSINPLMVNGLSPFPLEINNEAYEPKNMPFVWEDSIFLPLREIGEKIGYEVKWDENRRAVDLTRNNESLKLYVDSNEIVLNGGALTLYHLPVVKEDRVYVGIDLFSNYLENIVAFSNGYTKISIDEKRPSTEGIFTESKDEALKNKLKHFMKIYTENQNFQGSVLVARGNEILLNDGYGYSNEVLGIRNNNQTKFAIGSITKQFVGAGIVQLEEKGLLNFDDKVSQYVAGLKHGDKITIHHLLTHTSGLVNATELLEFYELTESTPMEIVNLVKDMDLIFNPGERFAYNNTNYILLGMILEKVSGETMEDYFHHHFFEPAGMKNTGVSYGKRPGFNIATPYQGYVETYEVDDQPLLENAYGAGNVYSTVEDIYRWNEALEGETVLSKAAKEKLFKGHAEMGGLQYAYGWMVGEDQGGQFYQHDGSTLGFSALSRKHVDKDTTIVILANRRLQKVYEIAAALEVILNGGNIEDNQIPKLPEAIEMNPKEYERYIGRYNVLNPLNMDNMVMDVFVEEDQLFLQVDEQEIVEIFSKGNHQFFTKIMDAHMIFELGEDGIAHKIVFTQMGMDFKGYKEGYEKEEVVIEEEILKNYVGVYELEEGFDLKITLENGILYLTPTGQGTMELSPISQTKFELMVVDASMDFIVEENGAVNSLYYQQGAYEKVAHRK
- a CDS encoding chromate transporter, giving the protein MTKNILTLFIAFLQIGSFSIGGGYAIIPLIQEQVVNSYNWLTLQEYTDIITISQMTPGPLVVNTASFVGIRLAGISGAVAATLGSILAGFIISILLYKFFHKYKNIHSISNVLKGLRSSSVGLIASAASTIILIAFIGSDSLDSKGTSVNIAAIIMFTLSMFLLRKYKLNPMLIIGLTGAVGLFIY
- a CDS encoding chromate transporter encodes the protein MNIKKFKRYGSLFKITFSISAFTFGGGYVVIPMMRKYFVTDLELFSEKELLDMAAIAQSTPGAIAVNIAVLIGYRIAGITGAVISCLGTILPPLLILSVISFFYKSFRDNRIISAILKGMEAGVAATIVDLVVDMVQGILKEKNWLFTFMAPTAFIASFFFKVHVLFIILSCSFLCFVQTYMTRKGGTTLND
- a CDS encoding LysR family transcriptional regulator, which codes for MKIRHLRIFKVVCEEESITKAAEKLFMTQPAVSNAISELEDHLKVCLFDRISRRIYLNETGKLFLKKVITLLELYEDLEKNVKELEENATIRIGSSITIANFILPKSIVEFETMYKNTPTKVIVGNAGKIEEMLEHNEIDLALIEGVIYNEELIKIPFSSYPLVMICSPKHKFAQQGPIDINQVIQERLLLREKGSAIRDVFDSALLLHNISVNPNWTSTNSQALIQAVKQNLGISVLPKILVAEEIASGQLVEIKVKDFELVNMNHIVFHKDKFQTTSFKALVEIIKNK
- a CDS encoding Dps family protein; amino-acid sequence: MKHLDLLQRYLSNLAVLNVKFHNIHWNVVGNQFMQIHNFTEEVYNKFFEDLDEVAELLKMKNATPLSTMAEYLDNATVEEVKAKDFSIKESLEVVKNDMVSMKELALEIRNMADEENDFETVAVFEGYVAYFSKNIWFLNSMLK
- a CDS encoding winged helix-turn-helix transcriptional regulator, which gives rise to MKNKVSSGFEIVQDLIKLRWVPEILKSIDLGNHRYSDILKSIPYMSHTELNRKLFILMDRQVIHKQVENQGTQYMLLDFGKDLIHIFYHLEELEDKYVQNF
- a CDS encoding alpha/beta fold hydrolase, which produces MKDILVRNNVTILGEGKQTLVFGHGFGCSQKIWKDMVPYFLKNFRVVLFDYVGSGQSDSFAYDRERYRTLHGYSQDLSEILEVLNTDSIIFVGHSVSSMIGLLTSIAKPELFKALIMIGPSARYMNDLPEYYGGFNERDIRALLKIMERNFIGWASANAADLMNAPEQPNLAKKLEETFHAEDPIIMRNFAEATFLSDHRVDLAKVTVPSLIIQCSEDSIVPIEAAHYINERIKDSVLKVMEVKGHYPQLSLPKETSMVILDYIERILV
- a CDS encoding sensor domain-containing diguanylate cyclase, translated to MDNRMDFAPCGYIKLTPQGIIKEVNYTFLAMTGYGHEDLLEMHFESFLSLASKIIFHSLFFPQVCLKGGIDELYLTIKNKNKEEMSVLLIGNMGENNKGETVDCVIVRADKRDDYEEELQDIKERLEEAYITENKLRKLFETTLFSINEGLIVTDNEGAITIINDLAEAYTGWSKKLALGKKIDQVLNCISSTSKEKRSDIVPELLKSGKKKETFDQLILISKDGTEKYISGTVGAIVSMDGKTSGVVFSFRDITKEYLQEKEIDSFLNINMEMLCVIDQNGNFHKINKKFEKILGYTSDDIIGKNFLSFVHPEDILATSEEIRNSCNSEEISVFTNRYQCKDGAYKCIEWYRQFVAGRYTYSSARDVTEKMEKEAQLLNIAVRDELTGLYNRHFLVSYLKNEIEKAEAEDQPMTMAILDLDQFKLVNDTWGHPVGDEQLKHTAKTILRVIRSTDLLVRYGGEELVIIMEKTNIDDAKIVLEKIRMAIENNQYPITGRQTVSIGAAERAKSELFVDWYKRADQALYHAKNRGRNRVICSNQ